One Solirubrobacter pauli DNA segment encodes these proteins:
- a CDS encoding methane monooxygenase codes for MSRASITKAHQKIQELSWEPTFVEPVDKYPTDYTFEKAPKKDPLKQVLRSYFPMEEEKDNRVFGAMDGAIRGNMFRQVQERWMEWQKLFLSIIPFPEISAARAMPLAINAVPNPEVHNGLAIQMIDEVRHSTIQMNLKRLYMNHYIDPAGFDLTEKGFANCYAGTIGRQFGEGFITGDAITAANVYLTIVAETAFTNVLFVAMPGEAAANGDYLLPTVFHSVQSDESRHISNGYSIILMALADERNRALLERDLRYAWWNNHAVVDAAIGTFIEYGTKDRRKDRESYAEAWRRWIYDDYYRSYLVPLEKYGLTIPHDLVEESWNRIWNKGYIHEVAQFFATGWFANYWRIDGMDDKDFEWFEFKYPGWYDKYGRWWEKYTELSKKNGHKPIAFEAEANYQYPHRCWTCMVPCLIREDTVMDEVDGQVRTYCSETCHWTDKVAFRPEYEGRPTPSMGKLSGQREWETLHHGKDLGDIMQDLGYIRDDGHTLVPQPHLNLDPKEMWTLDEVRGITLNSPNVLLNEMSPEEREQHMAEYKRGGPAGRPAAA; via the coding sequence TTGAGCCGAGCCAGCATCACGAAGGCCCATCAGAAGATCCAGGAGCTCTCCTGGGAGCCGACGTTCGTCGAGCCGGTCGACAAGTACCCGACCGACTACACGTTCGAGAAGGCGCCCAAGAAGGACCCGCTCAAGCAGGTCCTGCGCTCCTACTTCCCGATGGAGGAGGAGAAGGACAATCGCGTCTTCGGCGCGATGGACGGCGCGATCCGCGGCAACATGTTCCGGCAGGTCCAGGAACGCTGGATGGAGTGGCAGAAGCTCTTCCTGTCGATCATCCCGTTCCCGGAGATCTCCGCCGCGCGCGCCATGCCGCTGGCCATCAACGCGGTGCCGAACCCGGAGGTCCACAACGGGCTCGCCATCCAGATGATCGACGAGGTTCGCCACTCGACGATCCAGATGAACCTCAAGCGGCTGTACATGAACCACTACATCGATCCCGCCGGGTTCGATCTGACGGAGAAGGGCTTCGCCAACTGCTACGCCGGCACGATCGGCCGCCAGTTCGGCGAGGGCTTCATCACCGGTGACGCGATCACCGCGGCCAACGTCTACCTGACCATCGTCGCCGAGACGGCGTTCACGAACGTCCTCTTCGTCGCGATGCCGGGCGAGGCCGCGGCCAACGGCGACTACCTGCTCCCCACCGTGTTCCACTCGGTGCAGAGCGACGAGTCACGCCACATCTCCAACGGCTACTCGATCATCCTGATGGCGCTCGCCGACGAGCGCAACCGGGCGCTGCTCGAGCGCGACCTGCGGTACGCGTGGTGGAACAACCACGCCGTCGTGGACGCGGCGATCGGCACGTTCATCGAGTACGGCACCAAGGACCGCCGCAAGGACCGCGAGTCCTACGCGGAGGCCTGGCGCCGCTGGATCTACGACGACTACTACCGGTCCTACCTGGTCCCGCTCGAGAAGTACGGCCTGACGATCCCGCACGACCTCGTCGAGGAGTCGTGGAACCGGATCTGGAACAAGGGCTACATCCATGAGGTGGCGCAGTTCTTCGCCACCGGCTGGTTCGCCAACTACTGGCGGATCGACGGCATGGACGACAAGGACTTCGAGTGGTTCGAGTTCAAGTACCCGGGCTGGTACGACAAGTACGGCCGCTGGTGGGAGAAGTACACCGAGCTCTCGAAGAAGAACGGCCACAAGCCGATCGCCTTCGAGGCCGAGGCCAACTACCAGTACCCGCACCGCTGCTGGACCTGCATGGTCCCGTGCCTGATCCGTGAGGACACGGTCATGGACGAGGTCGACGGCCAGGTGCGCACGTACTGCTCGGAGACCTGCCACTGGACCGACAAGGTCGCCTTCCGGCCCGAGTACGAAGGCCGCCCGACGCCGTCGATGGGCAAGCTCTCCGGCCAGCGCGAGTGGGAGACGCTCCACCACGGCAAGGACCTCGGGGACATCATGCAGGACCTCGGGTACATCCGCGACGACGGCCACACGCTCGTCCCGCAGCCGCACCTGAACCTGGACCCGAAGGAGATGTGGACGCTCGACGAGGTCCGCGGGATCACGCTCAACAGCCCGAACGTGCTGCTGAACGAGATGTCGCCGGAGGAGCGCGAGCAGCACATGGCCGAGTACAAGCGCGGGGGCCCGGCCGGCCGGCCGGCGGCCGCCTAG
- a CDS encoding NADH:ubiquinone reductase (Na(+)-transporting) subunit F, whose protein sequence is MGNTHTVRFEPVGIEIEVDEDETILNAAFKQGIMLMHGCKEGQCSACKSFILDGEVDLDRYSTFALPDFEEAEGWTLLCRAHPYSDLEIELINYDEEIIHGGVPPRTISTSVEAVSKLTGDIYFLKLKPAEDFEFKAGQYVDIQIPGTELHRSFSMANTGSDALEFMIKHYEGGKFSGLLSSGAIKPGDELSVTGPYGVFTLRPSSPRRLLFIGGGAGMAPILSLLRALKADASQRERAYYYGARTEADLFHLEELAALDCGFVPALSEDSNGWKGESGLITDVVSRLEGDITEVDAYVCGPPPMVEAAIALLEAKGVPEAHIYYDKFTTTADE, encoded by the coding sequence ATGGGCAACACGCACACCGTTCGCTTCGAGCCCGTGGGCATCGAGATCGAGGTCGACGAGGACGAGACGATCCTCAACGCCGCGTTCAAGCAGGGCATCATGCTCATGCACGGCTGCAAGGAAGGTCAGTGCTCGGCGTGCAAGTCGTTCATCCTCGACGGTGAGGTCGATCTCGACCGCTACTCGACGTTCGCGCTGCCCGACTTCGAGGAGGCCGAGGGGTGGACGCTGCTGTGCCGCGCCCACCCCTACTCCGACCTCGAGATCGAGCTGATCAACTACGACGAGGAGATCATCCACGGGGGCGTCCCGCCGCGGACGATCTCCACGTCGGTCGAGGCGGTCTCCAAGCTCACCGGGGACATCTACTTCCTCAAGCTCAAGCCGGCCGAGGACTTCGAGTTCAAGGCCGGCCAGTACGTGGACATCCAGATCCCGGGCACGGAGCTGCACCGGTCGTTCTCGATGGCCAACACGGGCTCGGACGCGCTCGAGTTCATGATCAAGCACTACGAGGGGGGCAAGTTCAGCGGCCTGCTCTCCAGCGGCGCGATCAAGCCGGGCGACGAGCTGTCGGTCACCGGCCCCTACGGCGTCTTCACGCTGCGCCCCAGCTCTCCGCGCCGGCTGCTGTTCATCGGCGGCGGCGCGGGGATGGCCCCGATCCTCTCCCTGCTGCGCGCGTTGAAGGCGGACGCCTCCCAGCGGGAGCGCGCGTACTACTACGGAGCCCGCACCGAGGCCGACCTCTTCCACCTGGAGGAGCTCGCCGCGCTCGACTGCGGCTTCGTGCCCGCCCTCTCGGAGGACAGCAACGGCTGGAAGGGCGAGAGCGGGCTGATCACGGACGTCGTCTCCCGGCTGGAGGGCGACATCACCGAGGTCGACGCCTACGTCTGCGGTCCGCCGCCGATGGTCGAGGCGGCGATCGCGCTGCTCGAGGCCAAAGGCGTCCCCGAGGCGCACATCTACTACGACAAGTTCACCACCACCGCGGACGAGTGA
- a CDS encoding aromatic/alkene monooxygenase hydroxylase subunit beta, translated as MATEVKERSVPKPTFTDAEAGAKEFPSWQSRSYNYFTPRKRRATVYEDVTIDVQPDPARHLSQGWVYAFADGVGGYPQEWTALKSSNWHEFLDPNEEWEQTIYRNNANVVRQIGQNIEHGRLAHAYAAFDPAWVKVLERHVFAWAHAEHGIGMHVYTPAQRDAPTNMINNAMAVGAVHKLRFAQDLILYNLALSEEIDGFDGSVHKATWQEDPVWQPTREFVEKLTGTRDWAEQWFATSIVFEPMIGELFRSGFVMQVAALHGDFVTPTIMGAGESDAAREQRGARVLFRMLTDDAEHGAANREVLNGWLAEWNAVAENAARTLQPIWSQISEKVVRFEDSLERSQTRQRALLEDIGLAQEVTA; from the coding sequence ATGGCCACAGAGGTCAAGGAACGCAGTGTTCCCAAGCCCACCTTCACGGACGCCGAGGCGGGCGCCAAGGAGTTCCCGTCCTGGCAGAGCCGGAGCTACAACTACTTCACGCCCCGCAAGCGCCGGGCGACGGTCTATGAGGACGTCACCATCGACGTCCAGCCGGACCCGGCCCGGCACCTGAGCCAGGGCTGGGTCTACGCCTTCGCCGACGGCGTCGGCGGCTACCCGCAGGAGTGGACGGCGCTCAAGTCGTCCAACTGGCACGAGTTCCTCGACCCCAACGAGGAATGGGAGCAGACGATCTATCGCAACAACGCGAACGTCGTCCGCCAGATCGGCCAGAACATCGAGCACGGCCGGCTCGCGCACGCCTACGCGGCGTTCGACCCGGCGTGGGTGAAGGTGCTCGAGCGCCACGTGTTCGCGTGGGCGCACGCCGAGCACGGCATCGGCATGCACGTCTACACGCCCGCCCAGCGCGACGCGCCGACGAACATGATCAACAACGCGATGGCGGTCGGCGCCGTCCACAAGCTGCGCTTCGCGCAGGACCTGATCCTCTACAACCTCGCGCTCTCGGAGGAGATCGACGGGTTCGACGGGTCGGTCCACAAGGCGACGTGGCAGGAGGATCCGGTCTGGCAGCCCACCCGCGAGTTCGTCGAGAAGCTGACGGGCACACGCGACTGGGCCGAGCAGTGGTTCGCCACCTCGATCGTCTTCGAGCCGATGATCGGCGAGCTGTTCCGCTCCGGCTTCGTGATGCAGGTCGCGGCGCTGCACGGCGACTTCGTCACGCCGACGATCATGGGCGCCGGCGAGTCCGACGCCGCCCGCGAGCAGCGCGGCGCGCGCGTCCTGTTCCGGATGCTGACCGACGACGCCGAGCACGGCGCGGCCAACCGCGAGGTGCTCAACGGCTGGCTCGCGGAGTGGAACGCGGTCGCGGAGAACGCCGCCCGCACGCTCCAGCCGATCTGGTCGCAGATCTCGGAGAAGGTCGTGCGCTTCGAGGACTCCCTCGAGCGCTCGCAGACGCGGCAGCGGGCGCTGCTCGAGGACATCGGACTGGCCCAGGAGGTCACCGCATGA
- the mimD gene encoding propane 2-monooxygenase effector subunit MimD, with amino-acid sequence MTQFQSDATPSNKAGVTLMNNQVGYVVANVMRDKENVVITELPSMIRVDGVNKIDFDYEEIAEALGWDDFGNDDFEEIMSTHYGRMVVLDDRVLLFANPEDAAEYIDFDLQVVE; translated from the coding sequence ATGACGCAGTTCCAGTCGGACGCGACGCCGTCGAACAAGGCCGGCGTGACGCTGATGAACAACCAGGTCGGCTACGTGGTCGCGAACGTCATGCGCGACAAGGAGAACGTGGTCATCACCGAGCTGCCGTCGATGATCCGGGTCGACGGCGTCAACAAGATCGACTTCGACTACGAGGAGATCGCCGAAGCCCTGGGTTGGGACGACTTCGGCAACGACGACTTCGAGGAGATCATGTCGACCCACTACGGGCGTATGGTTGTCCTCGACGATCGCGTGTTGTTGTTCGCCAACCCGGAGGACGCTGCCGAGTACATCGACTTCGACCTCCAAGTCGTCGAGTAG
- a CDS encoding amidohydrolase family protein yields the protein MYEKNGEKYYIVDSHLHFWDASPANWVKGHEEYAKGWIECFHAYQGLGPAETHWTLEHFQKYSVEDFEKDVFTNGYVDKAIFQSTYLREWYTNGFNDIEQNASLLDRFPGKLQVNGRFDPRDGEAGLEQLEADHAKYGIKGLKLYTAEWNNGSRGWKLTDDAARPFFDKCVELGIKNIHVHKGPTIWPLDKDAFDVSDVDHVATDYNGELNFIVEHVGLPRIEDFCFMATQEPNVYAGLSVVVGGLMHARPKFFAKVMGELLFWVGEDKMLFGSDYAIWEPKWQIEGLVDWEMPDDEAFSDFPRLGVEGKKKILGLNAAKLYDIEVPEECRIPVPPEEPAREDSAVGVS from the coding sequence ATGTACGAGAAGAACGGCGAGAAGTACTACATCGTCGACAGCCATCTGCACTTCTGGGACGCCTCACCCGCGAACTGGGTGAAGGGTCACGAGGAGTACGCGAAGGGCTGGATCGAATGCTTCCACGCGTACCAGGGCCTCGGCCCCGCGGAGACGCATTGGACGCTCGAGCACTTCCAGAAGTACTCGGTCGAGGACTTCGAGAAGGACGTCTTCACCAACGGCTACGTGGACAAGGCGATCTTCCAGTCCACGTACCTGCGCGAGTGGTACACGAACGGCTTCAACGACATCGAGCAGAACGCCTCGCTGCTGGACCGGTTCCCGGGCAAGCTGCAGGTCAACGGCCGGTTCGACCCGCGTGACGGCGAGGCGGGCCTGGAGCAGCTCGAGGCCGACCACGCCAAGTACGGCATCAAGGGCCTCAAGCTCTACACGGCCGAGTGGAACAACGGCTCGCGCGGCTGGAAGCTGACCGACGATGCGGCGCGGCCGTTCTTCGACAAGTGCGTCGAGCTCGGGATCAAGAACATCCACGTCCACAAGGGCCCGACGATCTGGCCGCTGGACAAGGACGCGTTCGACGTCAGCGACGTCGACCACGTGGCCACCGACTACAACGGCGAGCTCAACTTCATCGTCGAGCACGTCGGCCTGCCGCGGATCGAGGACTTCTGCTTCATGGCGACGCAGGAGCCCAACGTCTACGCGGGCCTGTCCGTGGTCGTCGGCGGCCTGATGCACGCCCGCCCGAAGTTCTTCGCCAAGGTCATGGGCGAGCTGCTGTTCTGGGTCGGCGAGGACAAGATGCTGTTCGGCTCCGACTACGCGATCTGGGAGCCGAAGTGGCAGATCGAGGGCCTCGTCGACTGGGAGATGCCCGACGACGAGGCGTTCTCGGACTTCCCGCGCCTCGGCGTCGAGGGCAAGAAGAAGATCCTCGGCCTCAACGCGGCGAAGCTCTACGACATCGAGGTCCCCGAGGAGTGCCGGATCCCGGTGCCGCCCGAGGAGCCCGCCCGCGAGGACAGCGCCGTCGGAGTGTCCTGA
- a CDS encoding metal-sulfur cluster assembly factor, with the protein MNLQARVLEALGTVYDPELDEPITTLGFVGSVAVAGGDVAVRLRLPTPQCAPNFAFLMAADASRAVWDVAGVTAVDVTLEDHYTGAEINATVNAGGSFSDAFPGETRGELDALRALFQRKALLARQSRLLSEVPRRLGDLQGPEAERCRELRRALGIDASDDAAPFVTGDGVPVDATDVRFRRMASMTALSLETNGHMCRDLLRVRYGEEVAA; encoded by the coding sequence TTGAACCTGCAGGCCCGAGTCCTCGAGGCGCTCGGGACGGTCTACGACCCGGAGCTCGACGAGCCGATCACCACGCTCGGCTTCGTCGGCTCCGTGGCCGTCGCCGGTGGCGACGTCGCCGTCCGCTTGCGGCTCCCGACGCCGCAGTGCGCGCCCAACTTCGCGTTCCTGATGGCGGCGGACGCGTCCCGCGCGGTGTGGGACGTGGCCGGCGTGACGGCGGTCGACGTCACGTTGGAGGACCACTACACGGGGGCGGAGATCAACGCGACCGTCAACGCCGGCGGGTCGTTCAGCGACGCGTTCCCCGGGGAGACCCGGGGCGAGCTGGACGCGCTGCGGGCGTTGTTCCAGCGCAAGGCGCTGCTCGCCCGCCAGTCCCGGCTGCTGTCGGAGGTGCCGCGGCGGCTGGGTGACCTGCAGGGGCCGGAGGCCGAGCGCTGCCGCGAGCTGCGCCGGGCCCTGGGCATCGACGCGTCCGACGACGCCGCGCCGTTCGTCACGGGCGACGGGGTTCCGGTGGACGCGACGGACGTCCGCTTCCGCCGGATGGCGTCGATGACGGCGCTGTCACTGGAGACCAACGGCCACATGTGCCGCGATCTGCTGCGCGTTCGATACGGGGAGGAAGTAGCCGCATGA
- a CDS encoding NAD(P)-dependent alcohol dehydrogenase: MIAARLHNYHEALKVEEIDEPKIVGPFDVIVKIGAAGLCRTDLHIQEGQWAEKSGVALPYVPGHENAGWVHEVGSGVTNVEVGDTVIVHPFISCGLCRPCRKGDDMHCQFGEFPGIGRDGGFAQFLHTSARSVIKLDPSLHPTDIAALADAGLTAIHAVKKAIPILGAGTKTVVIGAGGLGHIGIQCLKAYTPTEIIVIDPSEKALELAKETGADHTVKVDGTQRDLVRELTDGFGADAIIDFVGEKGAIEDGVEMVMDGGFYYVIGYGENINVPTIDIISREISFIGNLVGTYVDLQDLMTLTAQGKVKLHTSQYPLDAINDAMADLDNGRLQGRGILVPA; this comes from the coding sequence ATGATTGCCGCTCGGTTGCACAACTATCACGAGGCGCTCAAGGTCGAGGAGATCGACGAGCCGAAGATCGTCGGCCCGTTCGACGTGATCGTGAAGATCGGCGCCGCGGGCCTGTGCCGCACCGACCTGCACATCCAGGAAGGCCAGTGGGCGGAGAAGTCGGGCGTCGCGCTGCCGTACGTGCCCGGGCACGAGAACGCGGGCTGGGTGCACGAGGTCGGCTCCGGCGTGACCAACGTCGAGGTCGGCGACACCGTGATCGTCCACCCGTTCATCTCCTGCGGGCTGTGCCGGCCGTGCCGCAAGGGCGACGACATGCACTGCCAGTTCGGCGAGTTCCCGGGCATCGGCCGCGACGGCGGCTTCGCGCAGTTCCTGCACACGAGCGCGCGGTCGGTGATCAAGCTCGACCCGTCGCTGCACCCGACCGACATCGCCGCCCTGGCCGACGCCGGCCTGACGGCCATCCACGCGGTCAAGAAGGCGATCCCGATCCTGGGTGCCGGCACGAAGACCGTCGTGATCGGCGCGGGCGGCCTGGGCCACATCGGCATCCAGTGCCTGAAGGCCTACACGCCGACCGAGATCATCGTCATCGACCCGTCGGAGAAGGCCCTCGAGCTGGCGAAGGAGACCGGCGCGGACCACACCGTGAAGGTCGACGGCACCCAGCGTGACCTGGTGCGCGAGCTCACCGACGGCTTCGGCGCCGACGCGATCATCGACTTCGTCGGTGAGAAGGGTGCGATCGAGGACGGCGTCGAGATGGTGATGGACGGCGGCTTCTACTACGTGATCGGCTACGGCGAGAACATCAACGTGCCGACGATCGACATCATCTCGCGCGAGATCTCCTTCATCGGGAACCTCGTGGGGACCTACGTCGACCTGCAGGACCTGATGACGCTGACCGCGCAGGGCAAGGTCAAGTTGCACACGTCGCAGTACCCGCTCGACGCCATCAACGACGCGATGGCGGATCTGGACAACGGCAGGCTGCAGGGCCGAGGCATTCTCGTCCCCGCCTGA
- the groL gene encoding chaperonin GroEL (60 kDa chaperone family; promotes refolding of misfolded polypeptides especially under stressful conditions; forms two stacked rings of heptamers to form a barrel-shaped 14mer; ends can be capped by GroES; misfolded proteins enter the barrel where they are refolded when GroES binds) has translation MGKRLYFNHEARLLLQAGVDELANTVKVTLGPKGRNVVLERLAGAPTITNDGVTIAREIELTDQYKNMGAQLVREVANKTSDQTGDGTTTATLLAQAIVREGMKALDEGANPMLLRRGIEEGTAAVVAELARVARPVEGADLVKVATIAAKEDTGIGRVVAEALERVGPEGVVTLEEAEEPGVTVKFVEGMVVENGWLSPYMVRDQERMETVFENPLIFMTNRALKHPNDLMPILQAAGREPGRPIVILCENAEAAALGMLVHNNSAGTVQAVAVRAPGFGHRRIQHLGDLAAFCGGTVIAEEAGLTLDNVALEHFGTARRVVCTADDCTFVEGGGTADAVAGRLAQLRVELSRAVHDRDVEILQERIARLSANLAVIRVGAPTEPALKERFRRTEGSLAATQAAVSEGVVPGGGTALLRSATALDSLSLSGDYARGAEIIRSVLSEPLYWIASNAGYDGQAAIDQVLAAPAGHGLNALTGEFGDLTDKGVVDPVRVTRMALEHAASVAALLLTTEALVAEELIAQPGAIVAPGFGDLAEGLARPSSPI, from the coding sequence ATGGGCAAGCGCCTCTACTTCAATCACGAGGCTCGTCTTCTCCTGCAAGCAGGCGTGGACGAGCTGGCGAACACGGTCAAGGTGACGTTGGGTCCGAAGGGCCGCAACGTGGTGCTCGAGCGGCTCGCGGGCGCACCGACGATCACCAACGACGGCGTGACCATCGCACGTGAGATCGAGCTCACCGACCAGTACAAGAACATGGGCGCGCAGCTCGTCCGCGAGGTCGCCAACAAGACGTCCGACCAGACCGGCGACGGCACGACGACCGCGACGCTGCTCGCGCAGGCGATCGTCCGCGAGGGCATGAAGGCGCTGGACGAGGGCGCGAACCCGATGCTGCTGCGGCGCGGGATCGAGGAGGGCACGGCGGCCGTCGTGGCCGAGCTCGCCCGCGTGGCGCGTCCGGTCGAGGGCGCCGACCTCGTGAAGGTCGCGACGATCGCGGCCAAGGAGGACACCGGGATCGGCCGCGTCGTGGCCGAGGCGCTCGAGCGCGTCGGGCCCGAAGGCGTCGTGACGCTCGAGGAGGCCGAGGAGCCGGGCGTGACCGTGAAGTTCGTCGAGGGCATGGTCGTCGAGAACGGCTGGCTGTCGCCGTACATGGTCCGCGACCAGGAGCGGATGGAGACGGTCTTCGAGAACCCGCTCATCTTCATGACCAACCGGGCGCTCAAGCACCCGAACGACCTGATGCCGATCCTGCAGGCCGCGGGGCGCGAGCCGGGACGGCCGATCGTGATCCTGTGCGAGAACGCCGAGGCGGCCGCGCTCGGGATGCTCGTGCACAACAACTCGGCCGGCACCGTGCAGGCGGTCGCCGTGCGCGCGCCCGGGTTCGGGCACCGGCGCATCCAGCACCTCGGCGACCTCGCGGCGTTCTGCGGCGGCACGGTCATCGCCGAGGAAGCCGGCCTGACGCTGGACAACGTGGCGCTCGAGCACTTCGGAACGGCGCGGCGGGTCGTGTGCACCGCCGACGACTGCACGTTCGTCGAAGGGGGCGGGACCGCCGACGCGGTCGCCGGGCGGCTCGCGCAGCTGCGTGTCGAGCTGTCGCGCGCCGTCCACGATCGCGACGTCGAGATCCTGCAGGAGCGCATCGCGCGGCTGTCGGCGAACCTCGCCGTGATCCGCGTCGGCGCCCCGACCGAGCCGGCGCTGAAGGAGCGCTTCCGGCGCACCGAGGGCTCGCTGGCCGCGACGCAGGCGGCGGTGTCCGAGGGCGTCGTCCCCGGCGGCGGCACCGCGTTGCTGCGGTCCGCGACGGCGCTCGACAGCCTGTCGCTGTCCGGCGACTACGCGCGCGGCGCGGAGATCATCCGCTCCGTGCTCTCCGAGCCGCTGTACTGGATCGCCTCGAACGCCGGCTACGACGGCCAGGCCGCGATCGACCAGGTGCTCGCGGCCCCGGCCGGGCACGGCCTGAACGCGCTCACCGGCGAGTTCGGCGACCTGACGGACAAGGGCGTCGTCGACCCGGTGCGCGTCACGCGGATGGCGCTCGAGCACGCGGCGTCGGTGGCCGCGCTGCTGCTCACCACCGAGGCGCTGGTGGCGGAGGAGCTCATCGCCCAGCCGGGCGCGATCGTCGCGCCGGGCTTCGGCGACCTGGCGGAGGGCCTCGCGCGGCCGTCCTCACCGATCTAG
- a CDS encoding cytochrome P450, translating into MLPAGPAYSTSLQTARWLARPIRFLEDNRRAFGDAFTVMFRGFRSPLVIVSSPAVIRALYGERGHRMPPGRQITLKPLVGARSLLLLEGPEHLERRRVMLPPFRGDRMRAYEPIMREASARALAAWPAGRPFAVHPSMQDITLDVILRAVFGVVDDARRARLHELLGSLLAATTSMSLQVQVLFGRTAPLEALQLRAREIDALLLEEIRARRAQPGEDICSLLVQAVFEDGSGMSDGEIRDQLMTLLMAGHETTATGLAWTLDLLVRHPDALERARSGDEAYLRAVVSESLRLRPVVPLAGRRLAVPLEADGLSLPAGTDVTPAMWLTHTRAADYPEPYAFRPERFLHDPPSTYTWIPFGGGVRRCIGAPFAELEMRVVLQEVLDRFDLRPANRTPEGIARRNVTFSPRHGTRVVATRR; encoded by the coding sequence GTGCTGCCCGCCGGCCCTGCGTACTCGACGTCGCTGCAGACCGCGCGCTGGCTCGCCCGGCCGATCCGCTTCCTGGAGGACAACCGGCGCGCGTTCGGCGACGCGTTCACCGTGATGTTCCGCGGGTTCCGCTCGCCGCTGGTGATCGTGTCCTCGCCCGCGGTGATCCGCGCGCTGTACGGGGAGCGCGGGCACCGGATGCCCCCGGGGCGGCAGATCACGCTGAAGCCGCTGGTAGGCGCGCGGTCGTTGCTGCTGCTGGAGGGTCCGGAGCACCTCGAGCGGCGGCGCGTGATGCTGCCGCCGTTCCGCGGCGACCGGATGCGCGCGTACGAGCCGATCATGCGCGAGGCGTCCGCGCGGGCGTTGGCGGCGTGGCCCGCCGGCCGCCCGTTCGCGGTGCATCCGAGCATGCAGGACATCACGCTCGACGTGATCCTGCGCGCGGTGTTCGGCGTGGTCGACGACGCCCGTCGCGCACGACTGCACGAGCTGCTCGGGTCCCTGCTGGCGGCGACCACGTCGATGTCCCTGCAGGTGCAGGTGCTGTTCGGTCGCACCGCGCCGCTGGAGGCGCTGCAGCTGCGCGCGCGAGAGATCGACGCGCTGCTGCTCGAGGAGATCCGCGCGCGCCGCGCCCAGCCCGGCGAGGACATCTGCTCGCTGCTCGTCCAGGCCGTGTTCGAGGACGGCAGCGGCATGAGCGACGGCGAGATCCGCGACCAGCTGATGACGCTCCTGATGGCCGGGCACGAGACCACCGCCACCGGGCTCGCTTGGACCCTGGACCTGCTGGTGCGCCATCCCGACGCGCTCGAGCGGGCGCGGTCCGGAGACGAGGCGTACCTGCGCGCGGTGGTCAGCGAGTCGCTGCGGCTTCGCCCGGTCGTGCCGCTCGCCGGCCGCCGCCTGGCCGTCCCGCTCGAAGCCGACGGGCTGTCGCTCCCGGCCGGCACCGACGTCACCCCCGCGATGTGGCTCACGCACACGCGTGCCGCGGACTACCCGGAGCCCTACGCGTTCCGGCCCGAGCGCTTCCTGCACGACCCGCCGTCCACCTACACGTGGATCCCGTTCGGTGGCGGCGTGCGCCGCTGCATCGGCGCGCCGTTCGCCGAGCTGGAGATGCGCGTCGTGCTGCAGGAGGTGCTGGACCGCTTCGACCTGCGCCCGGCGAACCGAACCCCCGAGGGCATCGCCCGCCGCAACGTGACCTTCTCGCCGCGCCACGGCACCCGCGTCGTCGCCACACGACGATAA